A window of Verrucomicrobiales bacterium genomic DNA:
ATTTTCATGCGGCCTTTCGATAAGTAATTAAAAAGGCCGCCGAGCCGCTTACGACGGTGCACCGAACCTCCTGCTGGGAACTCCGCAAACTCAGGCCGGATGATCTTGTTCTCGAGCCCCTGGTGGTTTCGTTCCTGATGATAATGTTCAACGAACTGAGAAACCCATTCTCGCAAGGACGATTCGCCAAACAGGATCAGGTCCTCCAAACACGACTCTTTGACGGTACGAACAAATCGCTCCGCATAGGCATTCAAGTTCGGCGACCGTGCCGGGAACTTTAGGACTCCACGCCAGCGCTAATCAAGGTCTCCAGGAACTGCTCAGCGAACAGAGACGACCGATCCTGGATCAAATACCGATAGCCATGCAGGAATCCGTCGCCGGCATCTGTAGGATTGCGCGCCATCTGGTTCACCCACTGGCCCTCAGGCTCTGGGACGATCCCGGCAATTCGAACTTCCCGCGTCGCCAAGCGTATCACGAACAGGACGTGGTAACGAACTAGCCCCGCGGGAGTCCACACTTCGGCCGTGAAGAAGTCGGTGGCCGCTATGACGTCCCAATGAGTCCTTAAAAACTCCTTCCAGGTCATCCCTTTCCGGCGTCCTGGCGCTGGGTCAATGCCGGCTTCCTGAAGGATCTTGGCAATCGTCCCGCGTCCGACCTCGTGTCTCAAGTTGGCCAGAGCTCCTTGGATGCGCGTGTAGCCCCACGACCGATTCTCTCGCGCCATTTTTGCGATCAGTTCCTTCAAGTCCCCAGAGGTCGGAGGCCGCCCTGCTCCGCGGTTCTTGGTCCCGTCGTACTTCTTCGCGATTAACCGGCGATGCCACGAAAGCAGAGTGTTTGGAGTAACGATGCTTGCAAACCGTTGAAGGCCCTTCCGGCCCACCGACTTGCTTTTGACGGCTAACCTTCGGCGCTGGTCATCGGTGAA
This region includes:
- a CDS encoding transposase is translated as MNAYAERFVRTVKESCLEDLILFGESSLREWVSQFVEHYHQERNHQGLENKIIRPEFAEFPAGGSVHRRKRLGGLFNYLSKGRMK